DNA sequence from the Sulfoacidibacillus ferrooxidans genome:
TGTCATAATCTTTGGTGTAAGTTTAGTAATCTTGGCTTTTCAACTGTTTCACCAAGAAGCGCTCATATGGACGCTAGCCAATAATGTATTTCTTATAGCGGGATTCCTGCTAGCGCTTCAAGCACTTTCATTGCTTTGGTGGTATGTGAAGCCCAAACCATGGGGGATATTTGTTTTTTTTATTCTCTTTATTTTAAGCTTTATTCCTTATATTAGCCAGTTGTATTTACTGTTAGGTGTTTTTGACATTGTGATGGATTTGCGTTCGCGAATAGATAAAAAACGACAAAAGTAGCCATCAAATGAAGTGAACGTGTCATTCTGGATTGTAAATTTAGCGTTTGGATCTATAATGAAGAGGTAGACAGACTAGCGCTTTTCTTCGGATTTGGAGGAGACTAACGATGAAAGTTGTTTTCAATCAAGACGTAGCCAGTCAAGGGAAAAAAGGAGACGTTAAGAACGTTTCTGAGGGCTATGCCCGCAATTTTTTATTTCCTAGACAATTGGCGAAACCAGCTACACCTGATGTTTTAAAAGAACTTGCACAGGCTCGCGATGTGGAAAAGAAAAAGGAAGAACAGCAGATGATTGCTGCTCGTGAATTATGTTCCAAACTCGATCAATTTACCCTTAACCTATATGTAAAAACAGGAGAAAACAGTCGTGTTTTTGGTGCAGTTACTTCAAAGCAGGTTGCAGAAGGATTATCAGCTGCAGGTTTTCAGATCGACAAGAAAAAAATTGTATTGCATGATGCCATACGAACACTTGGTATGACAGTCGTTCCTATCAAACTTTATCATGATGTTACAGCCCAATTAAAGGTACACGTTCAACCAGAAGTGTAGGATGTATAACGATATGCTGGAGGTGTGAAAGTAATGGCCGAACTGCCATTTGATCGTCTGCCTCCTCAAAATGTAGAAGCGGAGCAAGCGGTTCTTGGTGCGATCTTTTTGTCACCAGATCTGCTTGGTACACTTGCTGAACGTCTTCAAGCAGAGGATTTTTATCGACAGGGACACAAAGTAATTTTCTCTGCTGTATTGGAACTTTCAGAGCGAGGCGAGCCAGTTGATATCGTCACGCTAACTGCTAAGCTACAAGCACAAGGGAAGCTAGAAGAGGCAGGTGGAGTCGAGTATATTATTCGGCTTGCACAATCGATACCGACTGCTGCAAATGCAGAATACCACGCTGAAATTGTGGCAGACCGTGCCATGTTACGGCGATTGATTAGTGTAACAACTGAGATAGCATCGACAAGCTATGCAGGAACGGAAGATGTAGGAGATCTACTTGATCAAGCAGAACGGCGGATATTAGCTCTATCACAGACGCGTTCAGATCGTGGTTTTGTACCGATCCGCGATGTCCTTATGCAAGCCTATGAGCGAGTAGAGCATCTGTATCATCATAAGGGTGCACTTACTGGTGTATCTTCTGGTTATGCAGAACTTGATAGAATGACCGCTGGGTTTCAAAGGTCGGATTTAATTATTCTTGCTGCTCGTCCCTCGGTTGGGAAAACTGCTTTTGCGCTCAACATCGCGCAAAACGCTGCCGTACGATCGGGTGAGACGGTGGCTGTCTTTAGTTTAGAGATGTCAAAGGAACAATTAGTTCAGCGAATGATCTGTGCTGAAGCCAATATTGATGCAACAGTATTGCGTACAGGGCAATTAGTGGATGAAGACTGGACAAAATTATCGATGGGGATTGCGTCCCTGTCTGAAGCGCCTATATTTATCGATGATAGTCCTGGAATTACGCTTGCTGAGATGCGCTCACGCCTTCGTCGATTAAAGCTAGAGATGGGTCTTGGGTTAGTTGTTGTAGATTATCTACAACTGATTCACGGTAGAGGTCGCACAGACAATAGACAGCAGGAAATATCAGAGATTTCTCGTTCTCTCAAAGGGCTTGCGCGTGAATTGGATGTACCAATTATTGCCTTATCCCAGTTGAGCCGTTCAGTGGAACAACGTCAAGATAAACGACCTATGCTATCTGATATTCGTGAGTCGGGAAGTATTGAACAGGATGCAGATGTAGTTGGATTTCTTTACAGAGACGATTACTATGATCCAGAGTCGGAAAAGAAAAATATTGTAGAAGTGATCATCGGGAAACAGCGAAATGGTCCTACTGGCAAAGTAGAACTTGTTTTTCTGAAAAATTACAACAAATTTGTGTCACTCGAAAAAACAGCGCGGTGAGATCGTATGGTAGTACATTCAATAGACCAATTAAATACTGAGGACTCTTCCAATCATCCTTCGAAAGATCAGTGGGAAATAGGCTATGTTTCTAGGCGTATGGCACACAAGAAGCCGCGTTTGACCTTCATGTGGGTTATTGCCTATTTGCTGTCACCACTCGCGCCTTCTCCAAAAGTTGTAGAGTACTTTCATGCCAATGCAGTCAAAGCACCGCGTCAACGAGAGTATTTGGGAAGATCTAGTTCGGTGCGTAGAGGGAGACGGTTGCGAAAATTACGCTGGCTACGTTTTGTGAGGGGTATGAGACGTGCTGTGTATATGACCGTTTTTCTGATGATTGTTGTAACCGTTTCTTTTTGGGCAAAATGTGCAGTTGTATATGATGTTCCAGCGTATATGCAAGTGGGGCAGCTCACACATGCGCAAGCATATGTTGTTTATAAACCATGGTGGTTTGGCCCACCCTTATTCAATTTAGCTAAGTATCCTGTACTCAATCCGATGAATCCGGAACAGTCACTTGCAATGCAATTACAACAGTATAGTGAGATTGTCGATAATCCCACTATTTTGTATGTGGTGGTTCCCAAAAACGGATAAACCGAACGTTATATATAATTACAAGGGTTATTGTTCGTAATTTATGATTGACACACTGTTTGCTCATTGCTACACTCAGGGAGGCTTTTATGGATGCCACCTGTCTCAAGAGCTCGATTGAGGATTCTTAGGAGAGATGCTAAATGGCGACTGTCGTTGTAGTTGGAACGCAATGGGGAGACGAAGGCAAAGGTAAAGTAACGGACTATTTAGCTGAACAGGCAGAAGTAGTCGTTCGTTATCAGGGTGGTAATAATGCAGGTCATCAGATTCGCTTACAAGGACAAAATTTTGATCTGCACTTGCTTCCTTCAGGTATTTTATACAAAGATAAACAATGCATTTTAGGGAACGGTATGGTCATTGATCCAAAAGCATTATTAGACGAGATTGACTATGTAAAAGCGCTTGGAATTGAAATGGGACAATTGGCTATCAGTGATCGTGCGCATGTAGTCTTACCTTATCACATCCGCATTGATGAGCTAGAAGAAGAACGTAAAGGTCAAAGTAAGATTGGCACCACACGGAAGGGTATAGGCCCTGCCTATATGGATAAGGCTGCTCGGATTGGGATTCGGATGGCTGATTTACTTGAGCCAGAAGATTTTAAAGCCAAGTTAGAACAAAATTTGCTTGAGAAGAACCAATTATTTCGTCAATATTATGGTTCAGATGAATTTTCTCTTGAGGACATTTTTGCTGAGTATTTTTCATATGGTGAGCGCCTGAAAGAATATGTGATGGATACGTCAGTTGTGCTTGATGATGCACTTGTACGCGGTGAAAATGTCTTGTTTGAAGGTGCTCAAGCTACGATGCTTGACCAAGATCACGGCACCTATCCATATGTAACTGCATCAAGCCCAGTTGCAGGAGGAGCAAGCGTAGGTACAGGTGTTGGTCCATCTAAAATTGAAAAGGTTGTCGGAATCGTAAAAGCGTATAATACACGTGTAGGTGAAGGCCCATTTGTGACGGAGCTCGCTGATGAACTAGGTGCAAAGATTCGAGAAGCTGGGCATGAATACGGAGTGACGACTGGTAGACCACGTCGAATTGGGTGGTTTGACAGTGTAGTGACACGTCATGCGCGCCGAGTCAGTGGGATTGATTTTATTGCTGTAACGAAACTAGATATTTTAACTGGGTTGGATGAACTGAAGATATGTGTGGGCTATAGGTTACGTGGTGAGATAATTACTCATGTCCCCGCGAGTATTTCGGCATTGCGGGAATGTCAACCGGAGTATGAAACTTTACCTGGATGGCACGAGGATATTGCCGACGTGCATGCATTTGATGAGTTGCCTGTAAATGCACAGAATTATTTGCGGCGTCTGGAAGAATTGACTGGAGCTAAGATTGCATTATTTGGCACTGGGGCCGATCGCGATCGCATTGTTGAGATTTTGAAAGTTTTTTAGAAATAAGCATGTTAAGACTTGCAAAGTGCGCGTGAACGTGATATATTATCTCACGTGCTCTTTTGAGCCATTAGCTCAGCTGGTAGAGCACCTGACTTTTAATCAGGGTGTCGCTGGTTCGAATCCAGCATGGCTCATCGTGGCCCCATGGTCAAGCGGTTAAGACACCACCCTTTCACGGTGGGAACAGGGGTTCGAATCCCCTTGGGGTCATTGCTGCTTTAAAAGCAGCGAGCAAGGTAAAAGAAGGGCGATTAGCTCAGTTGGGAGAGCACCTGCCTTACAAGCAGGGGGTCGGCGGTTCGAGACCGTCATCGCCCACCATATGGAACTGTGGTGTAGTGGCCTAACATGCCTGCCTGTCACGCAGGAGATCGCGGGTTCGAATCCCGTCAGTTCCGCCATAATGAGCGTGGTATCATCATCATAAAGATGAGGGTATCACGCTCTTGTTATTTTAGGATAGATTACATACCATATACATGTACCCTCTTTTCGTACATAAGAGTCTCTACAACTCGAAAGGTTGATGGATGATGCATCATATATTAGTTGTCGACGATGAAGAACCAATTGCGGATATCTTGCGTTTTCAGCTAGAAAAAGCCGGATATCGCGTTACTGTAGCAGAAGATGGAGAAGTAGCTGTGCAGTTAATAGAAAACCAAGCGCAGGCGATAGAACTCGTTCTGTTGGATCTTATGTTACCTAAAAAAGACGGGTTTGAGGTATGCAAAGAGGTGCGACAATTTTCTAATATACCTATTATCATGCTAACGGCTCGTGATGCAGAGTTAGATAAAGTGCTTGGATTAGAGCTTGGAGCAGATGACTATGTTACCAAACCGTTTAGTGCGAGGGAATTACTTGCCCGTGTAAAGGCAAATTTGCGTCGACAGATTTCTGTACAAGATGATGGGGATGTAAGTCGCAAAGAGCAGCTCAGTTTTAATGGATTGATGATTGATCCAAAAACAATGCAAGTGTTTCGTGATGGCATTGAAATTGTGTTAACTCATCGTGAATTTGAGCTTCTTTTATACATGGCACGTCATCCAGGCGTTGTTTACTCGCGAGAACAACTTTTACAAGATGTATGGGGCTATGATTATCTTGGAGATGAGCGAACGGTAGATGTGACTGTACGGAGATTGCGAGAGAAATTAGAACAAGATCCTAGTAACCCCGTGTTTATTTTGACACGTAGAGGAGCAGGATACCTCTTTCGTCGGACATAGGTGAAGCAGATGATGTGGCAGAGTGTTCGAACGAAGTTGACCATCGTATATTTACTGCTTATTTTATTTGCGATGGAGTTAATTGGGGCCTACTTTATTCAATCGTTGAATCGTTATTTTGTTGACAATTATACAAAAACGATTACGCATGAAGCGCAACTTTTGGCTAATGTAGTAGGACTTCCTTTATCGTTAGGTCCTGCACATAGCAAACATAACTTGCACAGCATCTTGCAGCCTATTTCAGAGATTTCTGGTGCAACTGTGTACATTCTTGATAAGGATGGCATTGTGATTGGAACATCAGGCAATCCTTATATCACAGGTCAAAAGCGAGTTGATCCTGAAGTAACTGGTGCATTATTGGGGTTAAAGACTGAGGAAATTGCAGTAAATCCTCAAAATGGCCAACGGTATTTGTATCTCGCTGTGCCGATTCGCATTCATAGCAGAATTAAGGGAGCAGTGGAGTTAGTAGCACCCATGAATTCGATCTATCACTCGATCTCCCGAGTCATTATTATATTTGCTACTGGTACCCTTCTTGCACTGGTTTTAACTGCAGTGTTAGCAGGAATTATTGCTCGAACGATTACAGGTCCCATAACTGCGATTACGAGAACAGCCAGAGCGCTGGCTGGAGGGGATTTTGATCAAGTGGTTGAAATCTACTCGAATGATGAAATTGGAGAATTAGGTGCCACTTTTAATATGTTGACACGCCGATTAAAGCAATCTTTGTTGAGTACAGAACAGGAAAAACGGCGATTACAAGCAGTCATGTCTACCATGAGCGATGGCGTCATTGCTACAAATGGTCATGGCAATATTTTATTGATTAATCCTGCAGCCATGCATTATTTGCAGGTTGATCAATCAATTATTGGGAATAAACTATCCGACTTACTGCCTGAAGTATTTACTCGCGAGTCCGCACAGATTGTTGAAGTGCATACAAGGTTTCTAGCCATATCGATTATGGCCCTCTATCCGAAAGAACGATCGAATCGCATCGTATCAGAGGAACTAGATGCAGAATTTGAAGAGAAAAATGGACATGTCTATGTGATGAGAGATGTAACAGAAGAGACGATTCTAGAAGCATCGCGCAAACGATTTGTTGCAGATGTTTCACACGAGTTGAGAACGCCTCTGACAACGATTAAAAGTTATGGAGAAGCACTTCTTGAAGGAGCAGTTGAGGATGTGGAATTAGCGAAGAACTTCCTGCAAGTGATCAATCGGGAAACCGATCGCATGATTCGGTTAATACGGGATTTGTTGCAGTTATCGCGTTTTGATTCAGGGTATGAAGTTTTGCGAAAAGAAGTCATTTCCACAGAAGAACTTGTTCAACGTTTGGCAGAACGCTTTGCGTTAATTGTTTTTCAATCCGAAGTACAGTTCATAACAGAAGTAGAAGAAAATGCATTAGTTCAAGTGGATCGCGATAGGATTGATCAGGTTCTCGATAATATAGTATCCAATTCTTTAAAGTACACGCCAAAGCATGGGACGATAAGTATACAAGCAGAGGTTGATTCCTATCCTGAACACGTCGTTCTGACGCTAAAAGATACGGGATCAGGGATTCCTGCACAAGAACTGCCACATATTTTTGATCGGTTTTATCGGGTAGATAAAGCTCGCTCTCGGCAGTTGGGGGGGACTGGCCTTGGCCTTTCTATTGCTCGGGAAATTATTCAAGCACATGGTGGAACCATTGATGTGCATAGTGAGTTTGGAAAAGGAACTAGGGTAGTCATCACACTTCCGCGCTATGAGGGGGATCGTGAGTAGATATGAAACCACATCGCCTGAAGGAAAACATAAAAACATTTGCGTTAACCTTACTGGTCATTGTCAGCGTCGTTTTTTCTGTCATCGTGTGGAATGGAACTCCGACTGACGTCGTGGTAGGGCGATCACATTTCTTCTCAAGTCCCCTATATGGTCATGAGCGATTGGTGAGCGATTTTGTTAAGCCAAGCGCGATATGGATTTGGACCAATGACAATGAGTTGTTTCGGTTAAGTGGGGAGAGCCAAACCGCACAAGCTATTCTGGAATCACTGCAGCAGGCACAAGTGCAATTTCAAGGTGTGGTAAATGAAAGCACATTTATCCTGCCGCCTTCTCACGGTCCATATATTGCACTTGATTTTGGACAATTGTTATCAGATGGTTCTCTGTGGTCCTATGCGCTGCCCACGTTTAATGCAAATGGCGAATCCTTTGCAAGTGGTCTTATTTATTTAACTCCAGGTCCTGGATCAGGCAAGTGGTCAGTATATTTTCAGACGCAAGAAGGAGTATACCGTATACAATTGACAGGCGTTTCAACAGATTTAGCAAGTGCATTAACGCCAAACGATGAGTCAGTTCCGTATGCGCAACTGACTTTTGATCATCAGATCGTGAATCTACCCTATGATTCACTAACGATGCGTACACAGACTTGGATTCTTGCTGATCCTTCACCCATGCCTATTGTTAATTCATTTTTTAGGGATCCCTCTCTGATTCAAAGCTTATCGATCAATCCCAAGACTTCTGTATATACAGATGGTACACGTGAGGTTCAACTGATTCGACATTCGTTGGGATTTGAACTGTATTATCAGGCACCTGAGTTCCCTCTGCAGGGATATCATGAGACTTCATACGAGGCGCTTTCTGAAGCAGTTCCCTTCCTCGATAGTCACGGTGGATTCGTTGGACATGAGGTTTTACAGCAAGTATTGCAATATCCGAAGTTAGGGAAGGTGCAATTGCTGTTTTGTGAAGAAGATAACGGATGGCCACTTTTTAGTGAGTTAAATCGCATTGCCATCCATTTAACCAATGGGGAAGTTAGCCAAGTACAAAGGTTATTGCCCTATTTGCAGTCTGAAGTAGCCGAGCAGGAGGTGCACATTCTTTCAGGTGCGCAGCTATTGCAAGTGTTAAAATCACTGCACCTGCAAGATGTACATTC
Encoded proteins:
- a CDS encoding response regulator, with the protein product MMHHILVVDDEEPIADILRFQLEKAGYRVTVAEDGEVAVQLIENQAQAIELVLLDLMLPKKDGFEVCKEVRQFSNIPIIMLTARDAELDKVLGLELGADDYVTKPFSARELLARVKANLRRQISVQDDGDVSRKEQLSFNGLMIDPKTMQVFRDGIEIVLTHREFELLLYMARHPGVVYSREQLLQDVWGYDYLGDERTVDVTVRRLREKLEQDPSNPVFILTRRGAGYLFRRT
- a CDS encoding adenylosuccinate synthase → MATVVVVGTQWGDEGKGKVTDYLAEQAEVVVRYQGGNNAGHQIRLQGQNFDLHLLPSGILYKDKQCILGNGMVIDPKALLDEIDYVKALGIEMGQLAISDRAHVVLPYHIRIDELEEERKGQSKIGTTRKGIGPAYMDKAARIGIRMADLLEPEDFKAKLEQNLLEKNQLFRQYYGSDEFSLEDIFAEYFSYGERLKEYVMDTSVVLDDALVRGENVLFEGAQATMLDQDHGTYPYVTASSPVAGGASVGTGVGPSKIEKVVGIVKAYNTRVGEGPFVTELADELGAKIREAGHEYGVTTGRPRRIGWFDSVVTRHARRVSGIDFIAVTKLDILTGLDELKICVGYRLRGEIITHVPASISALRECQPEYETLPGWHEDIADVHAFDELPVNAQNYLRRLEELTGAKIALFGTGADRDRIVEILKVF
- the yycH gene encoding two-component system activity regulator YycH; this translates as MKPHRLKENIKTFALTLLVIVSVVFSVIVWNGTPTDVVVGRSHFFSSPLYGHERLVSDFVKPSAIWIWTNDNELFRLSGESQTAQAILESLQQAQVQFQGVVNESTFILPPSHGPYIALDFGQLLSDGSLWSYALPTFNANGESFASGLIYLTPGPGSGKWSVYFQTQEGVYRIQLTGVSTDLASALTPNDESVPYAQLTFDHQIVNLPYDSLTMRTQTWILADPSPMPIVNSFFRDPSLIQSLSINPKTSVYTDGTREVQLIRHSLGFELYYQAPEFPLQGYHETSYEALSEAVPFLDSHGGFVGHEVLQQVLQYPKLGKVQLLFCEEDNGWPLFSELNRIAIHLTNGEVSQVQRLLPYLQSEVAEQEVHILSGAQLLQVLKSLHLQDVHSITLGYGSKLETLNEVQLVPVYRVVNGTDILYFNARTGKLFHGMGM
- a CDS encoding ATP-binding protein, translated to MWQSVRTKLTIVYLLLILFAMELIGAYFIQSLNRYFVDNYTKTITHEAQLLANVVGLPLSLGPAHSKHNLHSILQPISEISGATVYILDKDGIVIGTSGNPYITGQKRVDPEVTGALLGLKTEEIAVNPQNGQRYLYLAVPIRIHSRIKGAVELVAPMNSIYHSISRVIIIFATGTLLALVLTAVLAGIIARTITGPITAITRTARALAGGDFDQVVEIYSNDEIGELGATFNMLTRRLKQSLLSTEQEKRRLQAVMSTMSDGVIATNGHGNILLINPAAMHYLQVDQSIIGNKLSDLLPEVFTRESAQIVEVHTRFLAISIMALYPKERSNRIVSEELDAEFEEKNGHVYVMRDVTEETILEASRKRFVADVSHELRTPLTTIKSYGEALLEGAVEDVELAKNFLQVINRETDRMIRLIRDLLQLSRFDSGYEVLRKEVISTEELVQRLAERFALIVFQSEVQFITEVEENALVQVDRDRIDQVLDNIVSNSLKYTPKHGTISIQAEVDSYPEHVVLTLKDTGSGIPAQELPHIFDRFYRVDKARSRQLGGTGLGLSIAREIIQAHGGTIDVHSEFGKGTRVVITLPRYEGDRE
- the dnaB gene encoding replicative DNA helicase, producing MAELPFDRLPPQNVEAEQAVLGAIFLSPDLLGTLAERLQAEDFYRQGHKVIFSAVLELSERGEPVDIVTLTAKLQAQGKLEEAGGVEYIIRLAQSIPTAANAEYHAEIVADRAMLRRLISVTTEIASTSYAGTEDVGDLLDQAERRILALSQTRSDRGFVPIRDVLMQAYERVEHLYHHKGALTGVSSGYAELDRMTAGFQRSDLIILAARPSVGKTAFALNIAQNAAVRSGETVAVFSLEMSKEQLVQRMICAEANIDATVLRTGQLVDEDWTKLSMGIASLSEAPIFIDDSPGITLAEMRSRLRRLKLEMGLGLVVVDYLQLIHGRGRTDNRQQEISEISRSLKGLARELDVPIIALSQLSRSVEQRQDKRPMLSDIRESGSIEQDADVVGFLYRDDYYDPESEKKNIVEVIIGKQRNGPTGKVELVFLKNYNKFVSLEKTAR
- the rplI gene encoding 50S ribosomal protein L9; its protein translation is MKVVFNQDVASQGKKGDVKNVSEGYARNFLFPRQLAKPATPDVLKELAQARDVEKKKEEQQMIAARELCSKLDQFTLNLYVKTGENSRVFGAVTSKQVAEGLSAAGFQIDKKKIVLHDAIRTLGMTVVPIKLYHDVTAQLKVHVQPEV